The following proteins are co-located in the Trichormus variabilis 0441 genome:
- a CDS encoding efflux RND transporter periplasmic adaptor subunit yields the protein MQDTNPASCSSSEETLEIVASSVEQNKTPKSSLRFSWGLCLSSLLLLGLGFWLGSIRQTVEPISSAMAENQHLLPVEVDNLVAASSYQQSHTYTGEIVAQNTSNLGFERAGKVVQLAVEAGQWVSAGTPLARLDTSQLMAQKQELLAQKQQALFQLRELQAGPRAETIDTARARLAQERALLKEMQSGPRIQTIAAARANVNNLQEQLELAHGKSKRREALYNQGAIAREQFDEAITDVNSQQARVKQAQSQLDELLAGTRSEVITAQQARVKQAQSQLDELLAGTRSEVIEAQQAALKQLQSRLTSLELDLEKSVLKAPFSGKVSQRYLDLGTAVSSGQAIARLVQVEQVKAHVGIPASLTSQIKIGEVQSIQVGQKSYRAKVTSFLPELDKATRTITVVLKLEDAASKTLTAGQIVNWQLGQKISASGYWLPTTALVRGIRGLWSVYILGTVPGGFQVERQDVEVLYTDGERVLVRGTLEGNEQIITNGTNRLVPGQKVRPISLGSSN from the coding sequence ATGCAAGATACCAATCCTGCTTCGTGTTCATCATCGGAAGAAACTTTAGAGATTGTTGCCTCCTCTGTTGAACAAAATAAAACTCCTAAAAGCTCTTTGAGGTTTTCTTGGGGATTATGCCTAAGTAGCCTACTCTTGTTGGGATTAGGTTTTTGGCTGGGTTCAATTCGTCAAACAGTAGAACCCATTAGTTCCGCAATGGCAGAAAATCAACATTTACTGCCTGTGGAAGTAGATAATCTAGTTGCTGCCAGTTCCTATCAGCAGTCTCATACCTATACCGGAGAAATTGTTGCCCAAAATACTAGTAATTTAGGATTTGAACGGGCTGGTAAAGTTGTCCAACTTGCGGTAGAAGCAGGACAATGGGTGAGTGCAGGCACTCCCTTAGCCCGTTTAGATACTAGTCAGTTGATGGCACAAAAGCAAGAGTTATTGGCTCAAAAGCAACAGGCGCTGTTCCAATTGAGAGAGTTACAAGCCGGGCCCAGGGCAGAAACCATTGATACAGCAAGAGCTAGACTGGCGCAAGAACGGGCGCTACTCAAGGAAATGCAATCAGGGCCTCGGATACAAACGATCGCCGCCGCACGGGCTAATGTCAATAATTTACAGGAACAATTGGAATTAGCCCACGGTAAAAGTAAGCGACGAGAAGCCCTCTATAATCAAGGGGCGATCGCTCGTGAACAATTTGACGAAGCGATTACCGATGTTAATAGTCAACAAGCGAGGGTAAAACAAGCCCAAAGTCAACTGGATGAATTATTAGCCGGAACTCGCTCAGAGGTGATTACTGCTCAACAAGCCAGGGTAAAACAAGCCCAAAGTCAACTGGATGAATTATTAGCTGGAACTCGTTCAGAAGTGATTGAGGCTCAACAAGCTGCGCTAAAACAATTACAAAGCCGTCTAACCAGTTTAGAACTGGATTTAGAAAAAAGTGTTCTCAAGGCTCCTTTTTCTGGTAAGGTTTCTCAACGCTATCTTGATTTAGGTACAGCCGTTTCTAGTGGACAAGCGATCGCCCGTCTAGTTCAAGTAGAACAGGTAAAAGCCCATGTAGGCATTCCTGCATCCCTCACCTCTCAAATCAAAATCGGGGAAGTTCAATCAATACAGGTAGGCCAAAAATCCTATCGGGCAAAGGTTACTTCCTTTTTACCAGAACTAGACAAAGCCACTCGTACCATAACTGTAGTTTTAAAATTGGAAGATGCTGCCAGTAAAACTTTAACAGCCGGGCAAATCGTCAATTGGCAACTAGGACAAAAGATATCAGCTTCCGGTTATTGGCTGCCAACAACAGCATTAGTACGTGGTATACGGGGGTTGTGGTCTGTTTATATTTTAGGAACAGTTCCTGGAGGCTTTCAAGTAGAACGTCAGGATGTGGAAGTTCTTTATACTGACGGGGAACGGGTTTTGGTACGGGGAACCCTAGAAGGTAATGAACAAATTATTACTAATGGCACAAATCGGCTGGTTCCCGGCCAAAAAGTACGTCCTATCTCCTTAGGGAGTTCCAATTAA
- a CDS encoding helix-turn-helix domain-containing protein: MSRQKKIIFEQPKIGQFIQEIRLVMGLTQEEFAVILGVTFPTVNRWENGHTKPSKLAIQQIEALLDKLGKDGQNILAKYHST; the protein is encoded by the coding sequence ATGTCTCGCCAAAAGAAAATAATATTTGAACAACCAAAAATTGGTCAGTTCATTCAAGAAATTAGGCTGGTTATGGGTTTAACCCAAGAAGAATTTGCAGTAATTCTTGGTGTAACTTTTCCGACTGTAAACCGTTGGGAAAATGGGCATACTAAGCCTTCAAAACTCGCTATTCAACAAATAGAAGCTTTGTTAGATAAGCTTGGTAAAGATGGTCAAAATATTTTGGCTAAATATCACTCAACATAG
- a CDS encoding efflux RND transporter permease subunit: MNNLFYQNVRLLILTVLAIAVWGLSSFFSLPRIEDPEITPRFAVITTVFPGAAPERVETLITDKLEQSLFEVEEINNIESTSRLGFSSITVELNDTINDVDPVWSRVRAKINDTIPLLPSGAATPKFEQSKPKANALIVALTWDLKSAPNYAILSRWAQELDDQIRLIGGTEKVEQFGTPQEEIAIEVNPKQLTNLGLTIQSLSQQILQSDAKVAAGQLRSNQSNLLLEINGELDSLDRLNRLSIQSGNSSNVVRLGDIAQIKKGILDPPRELALVNGRRAIAISAFVESQQRLDAWAAIANTTLKKFQQQLPKGVGLQILFDQSHYVEQRLNEVLMNLITGAVLVVGITLFMMGWKSSLIVGSALPLSVFMVFGSMKLLGVPLHQISVTGLIIALGLLIDNAIIVVDEVQIYLREGLTPKKAVATTVREIFSPLLASTFTSVLAFVPIATAPGGTGEFTGTIGVTVILALVSSLFLALTVIPALAGRLHYWKPTPVSGSWWQVGFSHHHLGQFYSWSLDRTFSRPLLSIALSLILPLWGFMSLANLEQQFFPPTDRGQFYLNFELPIQASLQQTQSQVTQARELMLRHPEIADVQWFIGKSAPPFYYNVIQNRENSPNYAQGLVQLQKNVKSGSLIRTLQQELDQAFPAAQIIVRQLEQGPPFDAPIELRVYGSDLDRLRELGDQLRAELAKTPNVIHTRANLTETLPKLALNLDEEQLRLAGLDKTAVARQLDTNLEGIVGGSIFEGTEELPVRVRSLESERGNLGDIASSTLLSPGNSNQSGNRVVPLSAVGNVEIVPDVVTISRRNGKRVNTVQGFIPAGMLAAQVQTDFQNRLTASNFTLPSGYSWDFGGEEGERGDALSNLISTVGVLMIIMIASLVLTFSSFRLASIILVVAILSMGLGLGSLALFNYPFGFTAILGMIGLIGVAVNDSIVVLSSLNHDPKARQGDRYAARKVVIRSTRHVIATTLTTIIGFTPLLLDTSGFWPPLAITIVGGLGGATLIALYFVPSVYLLLQRSLVKDSKK; the protein is encoded by the coding sequence ATGAATAATCTTTTTTATCAAAATGTCCGGCTACTAATATTAACAGTTTTAGCGATCGCTGTTTGGGGTTTATCTTCCTTTTTTAGTTTACCTCGCATTGAAGATCCAGAAATTACTCCCCGGTTTGCGGTGATTACAACGGTTTTTCCAGGTGCGGCACCAGAACGGGTGGAAACCCTAATCACCGATAAATTAGAACAATCCCTATTTGAAGTAGAAGAAATTAATAATATTGAATCCACCTCACGTCTGGGATTCTCCAGCATTACAGTTGAATTAAACGATACAATCAACGATGTTGATCCTGTTTGGTCAAGGGTGCGGGCTAAAATCAATGATACGATTCCCCTATTGCCTTCAGGTGCCGCAACTCCTAAATTTGAACAGTCGAAACCTAAGGCTAATGCTTTAATTGTCGCTTTGACCTGGGATTTGAAATCAGCCCCCAACTACGCAATTTTAAGCCGTTGGGCGCAAGAATTAGACGATCAAATACGTTTGATTGGGGGAACAGAAAAGGTCGAGCAGTTTGGCACACCCCAGGAAGAAATTGCCATTGAGGTTAACCCAAAACAACTAACGAATTTAGGGTTAACAATACAATCTCTATCTCAACAAATTTTACAGAGTGATGCTAAAGTTGCGGCTGGGCAACTGCGGAGCAACCAAAGTAATTTATTATTAGAAATTAATGGAGAACTTGATTCTCTTGACCGTCTCAATCGCTTATCAATTCAGTCGGGTAACTCCAGCAATGTAGTACGACTAGGAGATATTGCCCAAATTAAAAAGGGAATTTTAGATCCCCCTAGAGAATTAGCCTTAGTTAATGGTCGTCGAGCGATCGCCATCTCTGCGTTCGTTGAATCACAACAGCGTTTGGATGCTTGGGCAGCGATCGCCAACACAACCTTGAAGAAATTTCAGCAACAATTACCAAAGGGCGTTGGTCTGCAAATACTGTTTGACCAAAGTCATTACGTAGAACAGCGTCTCAACGAAGTGTTGATGAATTTAATCACTGGGGCTGTTTTGGTGGTTGGCATTACCCTATTCATGATGGGCTGGAAGTCTTCGTTAATTGTTGGTTCTGCTTTACCTCTGTCTGTTTTCATGGTCTTTGGTAGCATGAAGCTTTTAGGGGTGCCGCTACATCAAATTTCTGTGACCGGTCTGATTATTGCCTTGGGACTGTTAATTGATAACGCCATTATCGTTGTAGATGAAGTTCAAATTTATTTACGAGAAGGACTAACACCTAAAAAAGCCGTTGCTACTACTGTCCGGGAAATCTTTTCTCCCTTATTGGCATCCACATTTACCAGTGTTCTGGCTTTTGTACCTATCGCCACTGCACCTGGAGGAACGGGGGAGTTTACGGGAACTATTGGGGTAACTGTAATTCTCGCCCTAGTTAGCTCTTTATTTCTAGCTCTAACAGTGATTCCCGCTTTAGCCGGTCGGTTACATTATTGGAAACCCACACCAGTATCAGGAAGTTGGTGGCAAGTGGGTTTTTCTCACCATCACTTAGGACAATTTTACAGTTGGAGTCTGGATCGCACTTTCAGCCGACCCTTATTGAGCATAGCTTTAAGCTTGATCCTACCGTTGTGGGGCTTTATGTCCTTGGCTAATCTGGAGCAGCAATTTTTCCCCCCCACAGATCGCGGTCAATTTTATTTAAATTTTGAATTGCCCATTCAAGCTTCTTTGCAACAAACACAGTCCCAAGTGACTCAAGCGCGAGAATTGATGTTACGCCATCCCGAAATTGCCGATGTTCAATGGTTTATCGGCAAAAGTGCGCCACCTTTTTATTACAATGTGATTCAAAATCGGGAAAATTCTCCTAATTATGCGCAGGGTCTAGTCCAACTTCAGAAAAATGTCAAGTCTGGTTCCTTAATCCGAACCTTACAACAAGAACTTGATCAAGCCTTTCCCGCAGCCCAAATTATTGTCCGACAGTTAGAACAAGGCCCACCTTTTGACGCACCCATTGAACTGCGAGTTTATGGATCTGATTTAGATCGATTACGAGAGTTAGGAGATCAACTGCGAGCTGAATTAGCCAAAACACCCAATGTCATCCATACCCGCGCTAATTTAACCGAAACCTTACCGAAGTTGGCATTAAATCTAGATGAAGAACAACTGCGTTTAGCAGGACTAGACAAAACCGCCGTTGCTAGACAATTGGACACCAACTTAGAGGGAATTGTTGGGGGTTCGATTTTCGAGGGGACGGAAGAATTACCAGTACGGGTACGTAGTTTAGAATCAGAACGAGGAAATTTAGGAGATATTGCTTCATCAACCCTTTTATCTCCAGGGAACTCAAACCAGTCTGGTAATAGGGTTGTTCCCTTATCTGCGGTTGGTAACGTGGAAATTGTTCCAGATGTGGTGACGATTTCTCGCCGTAATGGCAAAAGAGTTAATACTGTACAGGGTTTTATTCCCGCAGGAATGCTAGCAGCGCAGGTACAGACTGACTTTCAAAATCGTTTAACAGCAAGTAACTTTACCCTACCCTCTGGTTATTCTTGGGATTTTGGTGGAGAAGAAGGAGAACGGGGTGATGCTTTAAGTAACCTCATCTCTACCGTTGGGGTGTTAATGATTATAATGATCGCCAGTTTAGTACTAACTTTTAGTTCTTTTCGGTTGGCAAGCATTATTCTAGTGGTTGCTATTTTATCGATGGGTTTAGGATTGGGATCGTTAGCTTTGTTTAATTATCCTTTCGGATTTACGGCAATTTTAGGCATGATTGGCTTGATTGGCGTTGCCGTCAACGATTCAATTGTTGTTCTGAGTTCCCTTAATCATGACCCCAAAGCCCGTCAAGGCGATCGCTATGCAGCCAGAAAAGTAGTCATCCGTTCCACCCGTCATGTCATTGCAACTACTTTAACTACTATTATTGGATTTACACCCCTATTATTAGATACCAGTGGTTTTTGGCCACCACTTGCCATTACCATTGTCGGTGGGTTAGGGGGAGCTACTTTAATTGCCTTATATTTTGTCCCTTCTGTATATTTGTTGCTGCAACGTTCATTGGTCAAGGATTCAAAAAAATAA
- a CDS encoding PEP-CTERM sorting domain-containing protein codes for MSKLHTFLRANIIIAATVLMPITAQAASFDYDQLTLFSTRPIDSNYVLSFFGDVSNNEGYTLINNASSTAPDSGHVSTAKNALPGNSAYYTTGRDASPDSATAGGRSATLESVMGFPNFFKYLEDNNISLSTIGYSYGQKAGLDYRKTLNLGKDELGKDWWATPDSPIEQRIYRANPGDTKSFITFGTTPIITYNNSPIYFAVDNGDTPDFTDNFNVFLGDPKKPNKVAGLSSLESGLADAFLKDVAAAGGLIQEVSEDILKPDQVQTSLVQIDGETYDITYIGFPITIRAVQGSVSVPEPSTTLGFMLLVGGGVVTQIKRHKRSVQ; via the coding sequence ATGTCTAAGTTACATACATTTTTACGAGCCAACATAATAATAGCTGCCACAGTGTTAATGCCCATCACGGCTCAAGCAGCTTCCTTTGATTATGATCAACTGACACTTTTTTCAACAAGACCAATTGACTCTAATTATGTTCTGAGTTTTTTTGGAGATGTGTCTAATAATGAAGGATATACTCTGATCAATAATGCTAGTTCTACTGCTCCAGATAGCGGCCATGTCAGTACAGCTAAGAATGCGCTTCCTGGGAACTCAGCGTATTACACAACAGGTCGTGATGCAAGCCCTGATTCGGCTACGGCTGGTGGACGTTCAGCAACACTAGAAAGTGTGATGGGGTTCCCTAACTTTTTTAAGTATTTAGAAGATAACAATATTTCTCTGAGTACTATTGGCTATAGTTATGGGCAAAAAGCTGGTCTCGATTATAGAAAAACTCTCAATTTAGGAAAAGACGAGCTAGGAAAGGATTGGTGGGCTACGCCAGATTCACCCATCGAGCAAAGAATATATCGGGCTAACCCAGGTGATACCAAAAGTTTTATCACCTTTGGGACTACTCCGATCATTACGTATAACAATTCACCTATATATTTTGCAGTCGATAACGGTGATACACCAGACTTCACTGATAATTTCAATGTCTTTTTGGGCGATCCAAAAAAACCTAATAAAGTAGCTGGTTTAAGCTCTCTAGAATCAGGTCTAGCTGATGCCTTTTTAAAGGATGTTGCTGCTGCTGGTGGACTGATCCAAGAAGTCTCGGAAGATATTCTGAAACCAGATCAGGTGCAGACTTCCTTAGTTCAGATCGACGGTGAGACTTATGATATTACCTATATCGGTTTTCCTATAACCATAAGAGCAGTGCAGGGAAGTGTCAGTGTACCTGAACCATCAACTACTTTAGGTTTCATGTTATTGGTAGGAGGTGGCGTTGTTACCCAAATAAAACGACACAAAAGAAGTGTTCAATAA
- a CDS encoding helix-turn-helix domain-containing protein, protein MFSSQNLSSTNTYSQPNLAESVSLIQHLINQVKEAIFCLDYQGHFYYINDAACSLLGHSRQKLLNMTIDEVEMDFLPSSWSYYWQLLKQQTSLTFKKVCSSQQYQSIEVTIKFLEHGSELLGCILAHTFSTNNPDIACDQDLYLEQENQPVNSSNKSLSSADFYPNCVQLRPIFEFIEQNYHLPISLNDVAQAVGYSPAYLTNLVKRRTQLTIIDWILERKMLEARSLLINSDKSVTEIAMAVGFTDAYYFSRRFSQYHKLSPRSWRQKYHYLQTIN, encoded by the coding sequence ATGTTTTCCAGCCAAAATCTTTCCTCTACTAACACATATTCTCAGCCAAACTTAGCTGAATCTGTTTCTTTAATCCAGCATTTGATAAATCAAGTGAAGGAAGCAATATTTTGTTTAGATTATCAAGGACACTTTTACTACATTAATGATGCTGCCTGTTCTTTATTAGGCCATTCTAGACAGAAATTATTGAACATGACCATTGATGAAGTAGAGATGGATTTCCTCCCATCAAGTTGGTCATATTACTGGCAATTGCTTAAACAACAAACTTCCTTAACTTTTAAGAAGGTGTGTTCTTCTCAACAATATCAATCCATAGAAGTCACTATTAAGTTTCTAGAACATGGAAGTGAACTTTTAGGCTGTATTTTAGCCCATACATTCTCAACAAATAATCCAGATATTGCCTGTGATCAAGATTTATATCTGGAACAAGAAAATCAGCCTGTTAACTCATCTAATAAGTCTTTGTCAAGTGCTGACTTTTATCCTAATTGTGTACAGCTTCGACCAATCTTTGAGTTTATTGAGCAAAACTATCACTTACCCATTAGTCTTAATGATGTTGCCCAAGCAGTCGGTTATTCTCCTGCATATTTAACTAATTTAGTTAAGCGTCGAACCCAATTAACGATTATTGATTGGATTCTCGAAAGAAAAATGCTAGAAGCTCGTTCATTATTAATTAACAGCGACAAGTCAGTAACAGAGATTGCTATGGCTGTTGGCTTCACAGACGCTTATTACTTTTCTCGTCGTTTTAGCCAATATCATAAATTGTCACCCAGAAGTTGGAGACAAAAATATCACTATTTGCAAACAATAAACTAA
- a CDS encoding PEP-CTERM sorting domain-containing protein: MRTQYLSILLGMTATATATMLSAVPARAASLTCEAGNIFDYSSVQFIKTRPLSSNNCLRLFGERVGATDPDPQGFVAYGFAHIEMSLNSPNNPAPYYAAGIDFSPENLPGARQAATLLDDITGFGNFATFLTSNNITADRIGFSFGAKDRDFTKALNLGEDINGKNYFSSANSTLEERIYSANPDEVESFLVLDGNKFITFGYSDIYSFLEYGATREPDDDTEAIISNPFNAFKVAGLNGLSNGLADAFLADLRGNKIQLVSEDAGVVPDFVSVSDPFGPLDPIVSIRFPVQLRIVNVPEPSITIGFLGLGLLAFGSRLKNKNRHRC, encoded by the coding sequence ATGCGAACCCAATACCTTTCTATATTACTTGGGATGACTGCCACCGCAACCGCAACTATGCTATCCGCAGTACCAGCTCGTGCTGCAAGTCTGACTTGCGAAGCTGGCAATATATTCGATTATAGTTCAGTCCAATTTATCAAAACTCGACCCCTTTCATCTAATAACTGTCTACGGTTATTTGGAGAGCGCGTGGGTGCGACAGATCCCGACCCTCAAGGATTTGTCGCATATGGATTCGCCCATATAGAAATGAGTCTCAATTCTCCTAATAATCCTGCTCCCTATTATGCTGCGGGAATAGACTTTAGTCCTGAAAATCTACCAGGGGCAAGACAAGCAGCCACTCTACTTGATGATATTACAGGTTTTGGCAATTTTGCGACCTTCTTAACTAGTAATAATATTACGGCTGATCGGATTGGATTTAGTTTTGGTGCCAAAGATAGGGACTTTACCAAAGCTTTGAATTTAGGAGAGGATATCAATGGAAAAAACTATTTTTCTTCTGCTAATTCCACATTAGAAGAGCGTATCTATTCGGCTAATCCTGACGAAGTAGAAAGTTTTCTTGTGCTAGATGGTAACAAATTTATCACCTTTGGCTATAGCGATATTTATTCATTTTTGGAATATGGCGCAACCCGCGAGCCTGACGATGACACAGAAGCTATTATTAGTAACCCCTTTAATGCGTTTAAAGTTGCGGGACTTAATGGGTTAAGTAATGGTTTAGCTGATGCGTTTTTAGCAGATTTAAGAGGGAATAAAATCCAATTGGTGAGTGAAGATGCTGGAGTTGTTCCTGATTTCGTATCTGTCTCCGATCCTTTCGGTCCTTTAGATCCCATTGTCTCGATTCGTTTTCCAGTTCAATTAAGAATTGTGAATGTTCCTGAACCTTCTATAACCATTGGCTTTTTGGGGCTAGGTTTACTAGCCTTTGGCTCTCGCCTCAAAAATAAAAATCGTCATCGTTGTTAA
- a CDS encoding vWA domain-containing protein: MAQNPKGGIDWIVVVDTSASMRGVGGTRNIFAQVKNSINEFVNTAKLGDTVTIYNFDSDVTLQAQEIPIVSNPDRGKLKQIINNLKADGVRTHTGKAVQQALSTSAKLNQRPNTADRTVSIVFLTDGLEDVQGIPNPVPIPQSTQLLREQECKPYVFFVSLGLKEHEKQLNEFANNPALCGKGRVLRDPGGVQLNKLAQNIRPTLIQPQIDFSLSTVDLPPVLPGTTTKALNINSISNVNAKVSLQLEDLEKSGISLVSPKRINLAANKQQVIPISLQIPVNAQGGNRKLRLLLTATDKAIAPQAIDLSVTIKPQLSVQPSSFNFGSVESGKTSQTQTLIVRSSISGTASLQLQGKTKDISLKEPSTSVSLAVGETKIPIQIEVADNSFDGKRKFNVVVTPDNPLTSPLSAEVQMQILMPLGRKIVIWTLLILLLFLITLSIICLIQRKTPWELAQDIGTRNHLEGEIELLEPAPISPEEQYISLTHQHRQKVNLSALVPAIASTNSDAELVINWQSGKKYVYIRSVSGITFVNNEKITTYQLYDEDTIQVDNVKLRFNWIGNQRPYEQNSGLTDF, from the coding sequence TTGGCTCAAAATCCTAAAGGTGGAATTGACTGGATTGTAGTAGTAGATACTTCTGCTTCCATGCGTGGTGTCGGTGGTACAAGAAATATCTTTGCTCAAGTCAAGAATTCTATTAATGAATTTGTCAACACTGCCAAATTAGGGGATACAGTTACTATTTATAACTTTGATAGTGATGTAACTTTGCAAGCCCAAGAAATTCCTATTGTCAGCAATCCAGATCGGGGTAAGCTCAAACAAATTATTAACAACCTCAAAGCTGATGGTGTGCGTACTCACACAGGTAAGGCAGTACAACAAGCGCTCTCTACTTCTGCCAAATTAAATCAACGTCCTAATACTGCGGATAGGACTGTGAGTATAGTTTTTTTAACAGATGGATTGGAAGATGTCCAAGGTATTCCTAATCCTGTACCGATTCCTCAAAGTACGCAACTTTTACGCGAACAAGAATGTAAACCTTATGTATTTTTCGTATCTTTAGGATTGAAAGAACACGAAAAACAATTAAATGAATTTGCTAATAATCCAGCACTTTGTGGCAAAGGAAGGGTCTTGCGTGACCCTGGAGGAGTGCAATTAAACAAGTTGGCTCAAAATATTAGACCAACACTAATTCAACCTCAGATTGATTTTAGTTTATCTACTGTTGATTTGCCGCCTGTATTGCCAGGAACAACGACAAAAGCACTAAATATTAATAGCATTAGCAATGTCAATGCTAAGGTTAGTTTACAACTAGAAGACCTAGAAAAAAGTGGTATCAGCCTAGTCTCACCAAAGAGAATTAATTTAGCTGCCAATAAACAACAAGTTATTCCTATTAGTTTACAAATCCCCGTAAATGCACAGGGAGGTAATCGGAAACTGCGCTTATTATTGACGGCAACAGATAAAGCTATTGCTCCACAAGCTATTGATTTATCTGTCACGATTAAACCCCAATTGTCAGTGCAACCAAGTAGCTTTAACTTTGGTTCTGTAGAATCAGGAAAAACTAGCCAAACGCAAACGTTAATAGTTCGTAGCAGCATATCTGGAACAGCTAGCTTACAACTGCAAGGCAAGACTAAAGATATTTCTTTAAAAGAGCCTTCAACATCTGTATCTTTGGCAGTCGGAGAAACTAAAATACCTATACAGATTGAGGTGGCTGATAATAGTTTTGATGGTAAGCGTAAATTCAATGTAGTTGTTACTCCAGATAACCCGCTTACTAGTCCCCTCAGTGCAGAAGTTCAGATGCAAATCTTGATGCCATTGGGACGAAAAATCGTTATTTGGACGCTATTGATATTACTGCTTTTCTTAATTACCTTAAGCATAATTTGCTTGATTCAACGTAAAACTCCTTGGGAATTAGCCCAAGATATTGGCACTCGCAACCATCTAGAAGGGGAAATAGAACTATTAGAACCAGCCCCCATATCACCGGAAGAACAATATATCAGTCTTACCCATCAGCATAGGCAAAAAGTTAACTTGAGTGCATTAGTTCCAGCGATCGCCTCTACAAATAGTGATGCAGAATTAGTCATCAATTGGCAATCTGGTAAAAAATATGTATATATACGGAGTGTAAGCGGTATTACTTTTGTCAATAATGAAAAGATAACTACATATCAACTTTACGATGAAGACACAATCCAGGTTGATAACGTAAAGCTGCGATTTAACTGGATTGGCAATCAACGGCCCTATGAACAAAACAGTGGGCTGACAGATTTTTAA
- a CDS encoding PEP-CTERM sorting domain-containing protein (PEP-CTERM proteins occur, often in large numbers, in the proteomes of bacteria that also encode an exosortase, a predicted intramembrane cysteine proteinase. The presence of a PEP-CTERM domain at a protein's C-terminus predicts cleavage within the sorting domain, followed by covalent anchoring to some some component of the (usually Gram-negative) cell surface. Many PEP-CTERM proteins exhibit an unusual sequence composition that includes large numbers of potential glycosylation sites. Expression of one such protein has been shown restore the ability of a bacterium to form floc, a type of biofilm.), with protein MSIKYLTALLGLTSAIALNTVLPVHAEPQVYLEVGGRESLELNPDTLDILKDIGLTFLSSENTALPAPGFSIGSALLPPSSVPGVRGTTFTFLYEDDSLLYVPLGGTEEFSGSFAFSVDTNKLTGLGSELRIGNFSNAFDETFNFFITDTLTTNLRILDVTSSGVPKVDLNSRTWELEGLELFFSQEFSTFLERAGATRSVVGLKFADAKGDRSFVSVSVPESSTVIPLFISISVLGAINFKNRFQKLN; from the coding sequence ATGAGCATAAAATATTTGACGGCTTTGTTGGGATTAACTTCTGCAATTGCTCTAAATACAGTTCTTCCTGTTCATGCTGAACCTCAAGTGTACTTAGAAGTTGGGGGTCGAGAAAGTCTTGAATTAAATCCTGATACCCTCGATATTTTAAAAGATATCGGATTAACTTTTCTGAGTAGTGAGAATACCGCACTTCCTGCTCCAGGTTTTTCCATTGGGTCTGCTTTACTACCCCCTAGTTCTGTTCCTGGAGTTCGTGGAACAACATTCACTTTCCTCTACGAGGATGATTCTCTCCTCTACGTTCCTTTGGGTGGAACCGAAGAATTTTCAGGAAGTTTTGCCTTTAGTGTCGATACCAACAAGCTCACTGGACTGGGGAGTGAATTAAGAATTGGTAACTTTTCTAATGCTTTTGATGAAACCTTTAACTTTTTTATTACCGATACATTAACCACTAATTTACGAATTTTAGATGTCACCTCATCAGGAGTTCCCAAGGTTGATCTTAATTCCCGGACTTGGGAACTTGAAGGTCTTGAACTATTCTTTTCTCAAGAATTTAGTACTTTCTTGGAAAGGGCTGGCGCAACTCGGTCTGTAGTTGGTTTAAAATTTGCTGATGCTAAGGGCGATCGCTCTTTTGTATCGGTCTCAGTTCCTGAATCTAGTACTGTCATTCCCCTATTCATTTCTATTTCAGTTCTTGGTGCCATCAATTTCAAAAATCGCTTTCAAAAACTCAACTAA